GTTGTTGAAGAGAGAGAAAAACAGATAGAGAACGAGATTGTTTAAAAACGATCCTGTTAAAGAACTTCTACTATTAGCAATATATAAAAAAGAGAGAGACTCCTCTCTCAATGAAGTTTTTGCAGAACTTGTAGATGTAGGAGCTATGAAACAAGATGAACTCCAGAAAGGTTTAGAGACGTTAGAAAATGAAAACCTTTTTTTGAACAATCAATTGACTTTTGTAGGTATTTCTGAAGCAAAACAGATAGAAGATAATTTCAAAATTCAGAAGTGATTTAAAAACACAGAAAACTTGATTGTCGGAGAAATCCGACAAAACTTAGATTTTATTACTCAAAAATCTTAAAACATTCAAAAAAATTATTTCTAACCTGAATACCTTAAATTATCTTCCTACAACAATTTGAGAGCAGTTTTTAACTTTCCAAACTCTATATCTTTTGTCCCAGCCAATCAACTCGTTTTCATTTGTCGAGTTTTCTAGCTTATGAAAAATTTCTTTTACTCTTTTATCATTAAATGATTTCTTAGAAACTATTAACTCACTGTAAAGTCTTGAATTAACAGAAACAAAACTTTTAACTTTAGTAATGAGCTGATCTTTATTTCCACTCTCAAGAACTCGACATTTATTCATTTGATCAGATAAGAAACTATCCTTTTGAATAATTCTTGAAACATCTTGCTCCAACACATCATCAAACTTTTTAATCTCTTTCATGCTATCTGATACGGAATATTCATAATCAACAGAAAATTGATCAAACTTTTTTCTTTTAGGTTCTTTTTTAACAATAAACATTATTGAGAAATCAGAAATACTATTTGTTGTTGCTTTATTTACAAATATAGACTTTTTCCTAGGATGTAAAGCGACTTGAATAACTTCATCTTTATTCAAAAGTTTCTTGATTGTCTTCTCAACAATTTTTTGAATTGTATCTTCATTGCTATTTACAAATTTATGTTGAATGTCTAAATGCTCATAAGTTGGAGTTTGAAACTTTAGTTTCCTAAATTCGTTTTGAGAATATATATAATTCTTTCTAGCTTCTTTTAATGTTTCTAAAGCACCTTGTGTTACTTTAAGAGTAGAATTTATACTAGAAATTAAACTTTTACTACTTGTAATGAAATGATTTTTAAATTCTCTAATTGCTTTTGTGTCAGTAAATATTTTTAAAATCTGACTTTCAATATCTATTGAAATTGAGTTTTCTTCAAATTTTCTCTGTTCTCCTAAACGAAGTTTCAACTCACTTTTTTTACCGATACTAAAATCATCTAAAAAGCTTAAATCTGTATTGTCGTCTATTAAAATAGGTTTTACTTTAAAACTTCTATTTAGAGAAATCTTCTTATTTTTTACTCTTGCATTTTTTGCAACACACACCATTGTAAAGTCTGAATGGCTGCTATCTATTGATTTTACTGCAGATGGAAAACATTTAATTTCAGGAACAATAGAAATAGAACTTTGGTGAGTTTTAGATATATTTGTTTCTAAAGTTTTTTCATTTTCAGAAAGTTCATAAATTGTTTGTAAGAATTCTCGCTGATGTGCTTGAAAATTTTTCGCAAAATCTATTTCAATTTGTGGCTGTAATTCATCTTCAATCTGTTTTTCAGAAAGAGTGCTATTTTCAACTTTTACATAATAGTATTTTTTCAAATTAATTCTATTCATGTAATCAAAAACATTTCCAAGCTCTTTACTAACTCGTTCTTTATTGATTTTAATTCTTGATTTATATTGCTGAATAAACTCGCTTTTGGTTTTTTGCAGTTTTGTTTTTAAAGCAATTAATTCTTGATTGTTTTTGTAAAAAATACTTTCTGCTTCATAAAACTTTCGGGATGTTTCATTTAGATTTTCTTTCGCTTTTTGGATTTTCTCATCATTCTTGTTAGTTTCTTTATCAAGAACAACTCCTATTTCTTTAAAAAACTCTTCTGATTCTTTGTAAGGAGAAAAACTATTTTCCTCAAAATACTTTTTTACATGTGAATGCAATTCATATTTATTAGAAATATCAATAAATTCAAATTCATCAAATTTAATAGAATTATCTTCTTCAAAAACAATCTCTTCTACCGTTTCTACTTCTACTTGTGGCTCTTCTCGAGCCACTTCTTGTTGAGAACAACTTGTAAGGAAAAGTAATACGAAAGTTGCAAAAAACTTCATATTAAATTGCTTCCGCAACATAAGAGTATGAAACTGCGACCTCATCATTTGTTGCTAACTCAGAATAAATAACAATAGAATTACTTGATTCGATATAACTCCAATCATCTTCATCGATTTTAGAATTATTAACATAAACTTCAATTGATGGAACAACAACACCTTTTTGAGAAAGCTGAATTCCAACTGCACTACCAGAAATGTCATTTGCAATTGTTGTCATAATTCCCGAAAAGTCAAGATTCCCATCACGATCTGAATTTCTAATATTCGCAAAAAGTCCGCCTGTATTTGTTGCCAAATCATCATACTGAGAATAGTCATTTTGTTCAGGCTCAATAAGTGCATAAACTTTATATCCATTTTGCACAAAGATATTGTTTTCAACATCAAAAGATACATATTCACTTCTATCTTCATATTGACTTGGTTCGTCTGAAATAATAATCACATAAACAGGAGAGTCCGCTTCAACTTCTAAAAGCTCTTTTGCCAATCCGCCATTTGATAGAGAAATTTCTGCATTGTAAATTCCTGTTTCAGTTCCTGAACCATTTATTCCAAGAACAACCATATCTTCTAATTTTGTTAAATTATCTTCAGCGATTCCATATGTTAAAAGAGAGTAATTTGCTACACCTGAATAAGGATTATAGCTATAAGAAGTTGTCTCTATATTATCTCCTGTTCCAATTACACCTGCTTTAAACGAAACACCTGATTTTTCAATTGAATTACCAAAGTCAATTACAGCTTTTTGAACAGCATCTTGGTCGTCTCCCATACTTCCTGAATCATCAACAACCCAAAGAAAAATTGCTTTTTCAATATCTTCTTTATTTTCAACAACTTTAACATCTTCGTTTGAAAAAAGTTCATAATCATTTGGATAGACATTTGAACAAGAAGTTAGTTTTTGAACTTTTGAAACAAGGCTTTGATAAAGAGATTCTTCAACAACTGAAACACTTGCAAAAACTTCGCCATCAACTTTTGTAATTGTAAGTCGAATTGTGAAATATTCCGAAGTTGTTGTTGTCTCACTTGCTACATTTACATCTTGACCAACGATAGCTTTTACAATTCCTTTTAAAAGTGTTGAAGAGTCGATGAGGTTCGGATTTTTAATATTGATTTCTGTTGTTACGGATTCTTCGCAAGAACTTGAGTGTTGAAGTGTAACTTGAGAAAGTTCAGCTCCAGTCTCCTGTTCAATTGTTGTCTCAAGACCTGAAATAATATCCTCTACACTATCTTCTGTTTTAAGAGCAAGAACGGCACTAGGAACATTTGGCACATCTAAAACAACAAAGTCATCTCCGCTATCACCAACTTGCACATCTTCACCAAATGAGAGGGAAACAGAACTATCCGTACCAAAAGAGATCGCTTCAAAGTTTATATTTCCGTTTAATTCAGCCTCAGCATAACATCTTATGTATGCCCAATTATTTTGAGTAACTATATCAATAAAGTTGATTTCAGTTCCACCAAATTCACAACTAGAAGTATTAATATCTAACTCATTTATTTCTAAGTAAGTAGAATTTATTAGACTACAATTTTCACAAAGGCAAGTTTTAGTTTCATATTTATATGCAACCTCATCATCAGCAAAACGAACAACATTTTCAGCGATTTCACAATCATCAACTTCTTTTGTTTGATTTATTTCAGTTGTTAAACCACAAATAAATTTTTCATCTGTTGAATAAAAGACTCCATCTTTATATTCTTTTGTTTTGATAGACTTTCCACCATTTGGACAATTTCTATCACCCGCCATAACTAATTTTTGAGTAATTTCTGTTGAAATATTTAACTCAACTGGATTTATATTAATTGCAGAACCACTATTTAAAATCCAAAAACCTCTATTTGATCCAACTTCAACTGCTTCATTAAAATTGTTTCTTTGAATTCTTGTTTTGTATTTTTCAATTGGAGAGTAGATTTCCCAATCTTGAATTTCAGAATTGAATGTCCAAACAATATCTAAATCTTTAAAACTTTTCTCTAAATCAATTCTCGTATTTCCTGAAGAAATTAAACTCCATCCATTTTCAATTGTTGGAAAAATCTCATTTCCAGTTGAAGTTATATTAAGTTCAAAAGGATTTCCACTATTGTAAATCCAATATCCTTGACCACTTTCAATAACTGAAATCTCATCATTTGAACTATTTAAATCATTTTTAAAAGTTTTCCAAGAATTATCCTTATAAACGATGAGGTGAGATACATTTGTGTCTGAGAAATTTCTAGATATATCTATTTCTCCACTTGAACCAAGTAAGCTCCACCCACTTTCAATATATTCTGCTGAAAGAGAGAGAGTTACAAAAAGAAGAACAAATAACTTTTTCATAAAGTTACTCCTAAAAAAAATTGTATAGATTATATCAGATTATGATAGACTGGAAATGTCTGATTTAGAAGACAAGTTTAAGAATCCCCAATTTTGGGGAAGAGTTTTACCGCAGTTTGTAGCCGATTCCTCGAACGGACTCAATATATTTTTTTGAGCCATCTTCGTCAATTTTAGATTTTAGTCTTTTGACTGCAACATTTACACTTTTTTCATTGCAATGCTCATCAAAGACTCCACAATTCCAAACAACATCAAGAAGATAATCACGATTTAAGACATTCCCAATATTTTCCATAAAAACTTGTAATAGCTTAAACTCTAGCTTTGTAAGTTTTACCTCATCGCTACCAATTTTTACTTCATATTTTTCTAGATTTATTGAAATATCTCGATGAGTCATTGTGTTATTGAAGCCAATTTTTCCAGTTCGTCGGAGAATTGCCTCAACTCTCATAAGCAACTCATCATTATCAAAAGGTTTTGTGATGTAGTCATCTCCACCTCTTGAGAAACCTTCTAACTTCTCCTCTTTGCTGTTTTTTGCTGTTAGAAATATAACTGGTGTTTTATCTCCTGATTTTCTCAACTGCTCTACAAATTCAGTTCCCTCAACACAAGGCAAATTTCTATCAACAATCATAAGTGAAAAATCACCGTCATAAAGAAAAGTATGAACTTGCTTTGAATCTGGTAGTGCCGTTACTCGATATCCCTCTTTCTTTAAGAGAAAATCCAATAACTCTAAAAGGTCTTTATCATCATCAATAACAAGTATTTTGCTTTTTTTCATTAAAATTATTTTCCGTCGTTAATTTTTTCATCAAGAATAATGTCGAGAATCTCAAATACAGAACTACTTGCTCTCTCCATTTTTCTAAATGTATTTATCACTTCTTCAAAATTTATCGCATCTTGATTTATAAGAGCAAAAACATCTTTTGTCGCATTATGAACAGAGCCATGTGGTGCTTCCAAATCTGGATATTTGCTTGTGTGTGAGAAATGCTCCAATCCTTCTCCTTTTTCATACCATCTACCAAGTCGGCAAGAGTGGTGATCCACAAATTTAAATACCTGTTTTTTCTGTGCAACTGAATCATAAGTATTGAATTTCCAAATAACATGATCTATTTTTGCCAAAGATAAGAAAATTCTATCTGTTGTATATTCAAAATTTAAGAATGATTGTCTTACATCTTTTATGTTACTTCTTAGGTCTGTATCAAATTCACTGAACTTTTCATGAAAATGATTTATTGTTTCAACCGTTTCAGAGGCTTTTTTATTAACAGAGCCAACATCTTGTTTCATTGAAGTTAGAGCAAGATTAATGTCTCCAATTGCTTTTTGAGTTTTGTCTGCAAGTTTCCGAACCTCATCAGCAACAACCGCAAATCCACGACCATGCTCACCTGCTCTTGCTGCTTCAATTGCAGCATTTAGTGCAAGTAAATTTGTCTGTTCTGAAATATCTTTTATCAAAGTTAAAATTCCATTGATGTCTTCTGTTCTCTCCAAAAGCATCCCAGAAGCCGTAAATGTATCTGATGACATTGTTTCAAGGTCTGTAATATTTGTTGTGATTTCTGAAAAACCTGTTGCCAAATGACTCACATGATCAAGCATTGAATGAGAATCTTCCAAGTTCTTTTTTCCAGACGAAACAGCATCAACAAGGTCGCTTTGAACATCCATCAAGCTCCCCTTTACATGCTCATTCTGAAAACGAAGAACCTTATAGAATCCCTCTCCTTCATCATTGTATTTCAATCTTCGAATCTCTTCTTCGAGACTGTCAATTCTTTGCAGTAAATCTTCTTCTCTTGTTCTTAGAGATGTGTTTTCTCTCTCAAGTTGCTTAATATAAAACTTATCTTGTTTGTTTAAAGCTATCATAATTTGCCGTTCCTTTTAAACTTTCAATAATTTAAACTTTTGAAAACTTCTAATCAATTTTACCATTTTAATAGTTTAAAAAGAATTATTTCTCTTTTCTTAAGCTTTAATTGATTTTTTTCTACATGATACAATTTTAAAAAATATCTGGGATTCAAGCCTTGAACGAAATCATCAAAATAATAAGAAAAATAAATAGAATAGAGAAAGATATAAGCGAAAATCAGACTCTAATTTCAACAATATTGCCACTTTTTCAATATTTGGATTGGGATATTTTTGATGAAGAGAGAGTTCTTTTTGAAGATACAACTTCGACAAAAAAAAGAGTTGATGCAACATTCGTAGGGAAAGATCGACAATTTATTATAGAGGCAAAAAGATTTTCAAGAAAATTATCGATGAAAGATTTTGAGCAATTAACTGTTTATATAAATAGTGATGAAGCTATAAATTTTGGACTTTTAACAAATGGATCTGAATATTGGTTGGCAGATAATAAAGGCGAGGGTCTAGAAAATAAACTTATTTATAAATTTGATGTAAAAGATTTAAGTGATTGTGATTTAAATATTCTTAAAAAATTTCTATCCTTTAATGCGAAATACGATATTGATGATATTACAAAATATATTCAATATATTGAAATTGGACAATCTTTTGGCGATAAAGAGTGTTTGAAAATTTATAATGCAAGAAGAGAAGAGGAAAAGAGAAATTTACACCCTGTAAGAGAGAATTTTGATATCGAAGCTCCAAAAAAAATTGATGAAAAAGAGATCGAAGAAGCAAAAGAAGAATCGGAACAGGAAGATATTAAAGAGGAAAAAAGTTCTGAAGAGGTGAAAAAAAAAGTAAACTCATCTGATGATTTAGATGGAATTCAAATTATTGAAGCAGAAGCAGGTGAAAATATAGAGTATTTTGAAATCATAAGTAAAAGTGAAGCGAAGATATTCTTTTTAGAGCAGTTTCACATTGTTAGAGATGTAGATTTTTCGGCACTTTCAATAAAAATCCTAAATTATGTTCTTAAAAAACTAAAAGAGACTCCAGTTCTATATCAAGATGTTGTTTCTAAATTTGATTTTATTGTTGCAACTGGTGATAGAAATATTCACTCTGGTGTTTATGAAAAAATTGGAGATGGAGTATATTTTAATTCCAATGTGCCAAATGTAGATAAAATAAGAAATATCGAGAATCTATTAAAATATCTACATGAACAGTAATTCGGATGAGGTCAGACCTCATCAAGCCTTTTTATCTAATTTGTGTCTTGGTTCAAGAAGTGATTTCAAATTTTTGATATTTCGCTCGACTTTCACCATGTTTGTTTTAAGATTATTCCGAAAATCCACAAGCAAAATTAGAATTTCTCTAACAAGAAATTGTGCTTTTCGCATATCTTCTATGCTTTGAAATTCTGGTAATTCACCTGCTGAAAGAGTTTCTAATCTATTAAAATCTTCAACAACAATAGCGGATTTGACAGCATCAAACCACTCTTTACTACTCTGCTTCTTGCTCTTTTGTTTCTGCTGAATTGATTCCAGTTTCTTCTCTCCATGCATCTAAAAGACCTCTAACAACATTTGTAACACTTTCAAGTTTTTCCAAATCATCGTTTCTATTAACTTCAAAAAGAACTTGAATTTGGTGAGAATATAACCCTTCGAGATATTCTGAAATTGTTCCTTCAGCTTTTTTATCAAGTGCTGAAATCAATTCCGCAAAAATATCACCAGTCCGATTTAGCCACTGGATTTTTGCCTCAACATCACCTTCTTGAATCGCTTTTGCCGTATTTCTATTAAATGTAAGAATTCCTTCGTAAAGAGCCTCTACAAGTTTGATTTTTGATTCAATGTGTAGATTATTTCTTTTATAAGCTGTAACAGCACTGTTTTCTTCGTCTTCGTTTGCTTTTTTCTGATTTAAAAGTTCTTGAGTTGTCATTTTCTTCCTAAATTATTTAGATGATTCCATGTCGATCATCATTTGAATTGAGTTAAATTGTTGATTCCACTGTGCAATCAATGTATCCGCCTGAATAAATTGTTCAGCCATTCGTGCATATCGTCCGTCAAGCATCGCAATATTTTTTTCCCGTTCATCATTCAATCGGTCTTGTTCAGTTGTAATATTATTAGAAATATTATTTAAAATCCCGTCTGAATTTGTGTACATTTCCATAATTTGATTTAAATCATAGAAAACACCATCTTCGTGAGTTGTTATTCCACGATCTTCGACATCTTGTCCGAGAAAGAAATTCTCAATATTTTCTGGGTCTTCATTAAATTTTTCAAGAAAAGTTTCGCTGTCAAATTCAAGAGAACCAACATTATTAAGTGAGATTCCAAATTCAATTAAAGAACGATTTTCTGAATCCATCGATAAAAGTTTTCGCTTAATTGTTTGAGTGATTGCCGTGATATTATTATCACCCTGAAAAGCTCCAGTCTCATCACCTTCTTGATCGAATTTTGTCATCTCTTCAATTAAAACTGAAAGCTCATTGTAAGCATCAACAAAAGATTGGACTTGCAACATAATACTATTTGTGTCTGGTTCGATTGTGATTTCAATTGGATTTTCATTCACTTGAGTTAATTCCAATTCAATTCCAACAACTAAATCGGTAATTGAATTACTATTTCTTGTGATTGGAGTTCCGTTAAAAAGAAATTCCGAATCAACCCCTTTTTGAATGTGATTTTCTTCAGCAGAAAAGTTTGTAGAAAGACCCTCTTCAGAAACAATAATTTCTGAATCATCGCCAGTGTCATTACTTGTAATTGTTAGTCGATATTCAGAGTCGCCAGTTTTTAAAACTTTCGCAGTAACAGGAGCAGAAGAATCATTGATCAAATCTTTCAAATCCGTCATAGTTGTTGATGAGGTCAAATCAAAAGAGTATTCTATTCCACCAACTGTAATACTCATTGTTGTATCTTCACTCGCAACTGTTTCAGTCAAAGATGAAAATCCATCGCTTTGAACAATATCTTGTTTCGCAAGTTGCAAAGTTTCAACAGTGATAGTTTGTGGAGAAACACCTTTATCTATTGATAAATTTATACCCTCTTCAGAAACATAAGCACTTCTTTGCAGAAATAACATTTCATCATTAAGAGATTCTACTGTTGAGCTAAAAGCAGTTACTTTTTCAGAAATAAGACCGAAAGCTTCAGACCGAGCAGCCGCACCTTCAATATTTCTATCAATAGGATCAATAATCACGGCATCATCGGCAGCACGAAGTTTATCAAGAGTCTCTTGACTTAATCCCGTGCTTGTTCCAGTAACCGCTTCAGAACCGAGTCCAATTAGACCTGTTGAAGCCATTCCCTATCCTTTTTTGTCTAAGATTGAACCAATCTCTTTCATAAGACTAGATAATTTTAGAGCTTCATCACTAGGGATTTTTCTGATTTCATCACCGCTTTTTTTGTCAGTAACAACTATATACATTGAATCAGCCTCTTCGTGATAATGAAAAGAGACTTTTTCGTTCATTGAAGTATTCATACTTTTAACTAGATTTTGCATTTTTTCCCGCATTTCTCGTTGTTCAGTTGTTACCGCAATTGACTCTTGTTGAAATTCTCGAATAGCTTTTTCACCAGCTCCTTGTTGAAATGGAGTTTGTGCATGTGTTTGTGTAGGAACACTTTGCTGAACTTCAGTAGGAACACTTTGTGCAGTTGTATTTGAAATGTTCAAGGCTTCTCCTTATCTTCTGTTTAAATCTAAATATTATTCTGTAAAAATATCGTCTATCAAACTTTTAATTTAATTTTAAATTTGTAAAAGTTCGATTTGTTTGTTCCGAAAAATCGCAATTTCTTTGAAACCAATATCCTTTAAAAGTCTATCAATTTCACTCTTAAACATTCCAACTTGGGTCGGAGAGTGGGCATCGCTACTTGTTGTTATTGGAATATTAAAATCGCGAACAAGTTCTAAAATTTCTCGACTTGGGTAAGTTTCTGCAATAGGTTTTCGGAGACCAGATGCATTTATCTCAACCGCCATTTCTGATTTTTTGATCGCTTTTAAAGTATCCTGAACTAAATCACCAATTCTGTTTTTCTTTGGTAGAAATTTAAAAACTTT
Above is a genomic segment from Thiovulum sp. ES containing:
- a CDS encoding Flagellar biosynthesis protein FliS (PFAM: Flagellar protein FliS~TIGRFAM: flagellar biosynthetic protein FliS), producing the protein MTTQELLNQKKANEDEENSAVTAYKRNNLHIESKIKLVEALYEGILTFNRNTAKAIQEGDVEAKIQWLNRTGDIFAELISALDKKAEGTISEYLEGLYSHQIQVLFEVNRNDDLEKLESVTNVVRGLLDAWREETGINSAETKEQEAE
- a CDS encoding Methyl-accepting chemotaxis protein Mcp3 (PFAM: Methyl-accepting chemotaxis protein (MCP) signaling domain), whose protein sequence is MIALNKQDKFYIKQLERENTSLRTREEDLLQRIDSLEEEIRRLKYNDEGEGFYKVLRFQNEHVKGSLMDVQSDLVDAVSSGKKNLEDSHSMLDHVSHLATGFSEITTNITDLETMSSDTFTASGMLLERTEDINGILTLIKDISEQTNLLALNAAIEAARAGEHGRGFAVVADEVRKLADKTQKAIGDINLALTSMKQDVGSVNKKASETVETINHFHEKFSEFDTDLRSNIKDVRQSFLNFEYTTDRIFLSLAKIDHVIWKFNTYDSVAQKKQVFKFVDHHSCRLGRWYEKGEGLEHFSHTSKYPDLEAPHGSVHNATKDVFALINQDAINFEEVINTFRKMERASSSVFEILDIILDEKINDGK
- a CDS encoding response regulator with CheY-like receiver domain and winged-helix DNA-binding domain (PFAM: Response regulator receiver domain; Transcriptional regulatory protein, C terminal), which codes for MKKSKILVIDDDKDLLELLDFLLKKEGYRVTALPDSKQVHTFLYDGDFSLMIVDRNLPCVEGTEFVEQLRKSGDKTPVIFLTAKNSKEEKLEGFSRGGDDYITKPFDNDELLMRVEAILRRTGKIGFNNTMTHRDISINLEKYEVKIGSDEVKLTKLEFKLLQVFMENIGNVLNRDYLLDVVWNCGVFDEHCNEKSVNVAVKRLKSKIDEDGSKKYIESVRGIGYKLR
- a CDS encoding putative flagellar protein FlaG (PFAM: FlaG protein); this translates as MNISNTTAQSVPTEVQQSVPTQTHAQTPFQQGAGEKAIREFQQESIAVTTEQREMREKMQNLVKSMNTSMNEKVSFHYHEEADSMYIVVTDKKSGDEIRKIPSDEALKLSSLMKEIGSILDKKG
- a CDS encoding Flagellar capping protein FliD (PFAM: Flagellar hook-associated protein 2 C-terminus), coding for MASTGLIGLGSEAVTGTSTGLSQETLDKLRAADDAVIIDPIDRNIEGAAARSEAFGLISEKVTAFSSTVESLNDEMLFLQRSAYVSEEGINLSIDKGVSPQTITVETLQLAKQDIVQSDGFSSLTETVASEDTTMSITVGGIEYSFDLTSSTTMTDLKDLINDSSAPVTAKVLKTGDSEYRLTITSNDTGDDSEIIVSEEGLSTNFSAEENHIQKGVDSEFLFNGTPITRNSNSITDLVVGIELELTQVNENPIEITIEPDTNSIMLQVQSFVDAYNELSVLIEEMTKFDQEGDETGAFQGDNNITAITQTIKRKLLSMDSENRSLIEFGISLNNVGSLEFDSETFLEKFNEDPENIENFFLGQDVEDRGITTHEDGVFYDLNQIMEMYTNSDGILNNISNNITTEQDRLNDEREKNIAMLDGRYARMAEQFIQADTLIAQWNQQFNSIQMMIDMESSK